In the Gemmatimonadaceae bacterium genome, one interval contains:
- a CDS encoding glycoside hydrolase family 3 protein, with amino-acid sequence MSVANLLVPAIRWDTEHGWDAARPAIDQALALGVGGFILFGGEQDAVRQLTKEMRLRSTVPLLIAADMERGAGQQFAGATGLPPLAAIASLNDPDLVRRAARLTAREARTLGVNWDFAPVCDVDLVADNPVLGTRTFGGDAHRVGALAAVWIKACQGEGVLACAKHFPGHGRTHGDSHLELPVVDAQRADLMETDVQPFRAAIEAGVSSIMTAHVAYPALDPTGTPATTSREILQWLLRQQLHFDGLIVSDSLVMKGALAGRDEGQAAIAALNAGCDVLLYPSDVATLVARLHRALETHELSAENVRNAVRRRLKWAQWASPPNEYRKPAVTDIAWGEQLAERVVRMVRGARPTLASPMDVVVIDDDLGGPAPATSRAPFLDALERAGFRAQRVPEPSNDPARTTVIALFGETQPWKGRAGYSDAARSAVERTCAVAPTALLVQFGHPRLIRELPSARSIVTAWSGDPAMQVAAARWMRG; translated from the coding sequence ATGAGCGTCGCCAACCTGCTGGTGCCCGCCATCCGGTGGGACACGGAGCACGGGTGGGACGCCGCGCGGCCGGCCATCGACCAGGCGCTTGCGTTAGGTGTGGGCGGCTTCATCCTCTTCGGCGGCGAGCAGGACGCGGTGCGGCAGCTCACCAAGGAGATGCGCCTCCGGTCGACGGTGCCGCTGCTCATCGCCGCCGACATGGAGCGCGGCGCCGGCCAGCAGTTCGCCGGCGCCACCGGCCTCCCGCCGCTCGCCGCCATCGCCTCCCTCAACGACCCGGACCTCGTCCGCCGCGCCGCCCGCCTCACCGCGCGCGAAGCCCGCACGTTAGGCGTCAACTGGGACTTCGCGCCCGTCTGCGACGTCGATCTCGTGGCCGACAACCCCGTGTTGGGCACCCGCACCTTCGGCGGCGATGCGCACCGCGTCGGCGCCCTCGCCGCGGTCTGGATCAAGGCCTGCCAGGGCGAAGGCGTGCTCGCCTGCGCCAAACACTTTCCCGGACACGGCCGCACCCACGGCGACTCGCACCTCGAGCTCCCGGTGGTCGATGCCCAACGCGCCGACCTCATGGAGACCGACGTGCAGCCGTTTCGCGCGGCGATCGAGGCCGGCGTCTCCTCGATCATGACCGCGCACGTCGCCTATCCGGCGCTCGACCCCACCGGCACGCCGGCCACCACCTCGCGCGAAATCCTGCAGTGGCTCCTCCGCCAACAGCTCCACTTCGACGGCCTGATCGTGAGCGATTCGCTGGTCATGAAAGGCGCGCTCGCGGGACGCGACGAAGGCCAGGCCGCCATCGCCGCGCTCAACGCCGGCTGCGACGTCCTGCTCTACCCGAGCGACGTCGCGACGCTGGTCGCTCGGTTGCATCGCGCGCTCGAGACCCACGAGCTCAGCGCCGAGAACGTGCGCAACGCCGTGAGGCGGCGGCTCAAGTGGGCACAGTGGGCGTCGCCGCCTAACGAATATCGCAAGCCCGCCGTCACCGACATCGCCTGGGGCGAGCAGCTCGCCGAGCGCGTCGTGCGGATGGTGCGCGGCGCGCGCCCGACCCTCGCCTCGCCGATGGATGTGGTCGTCATCGATGATGACCTGGGCGGCCCGGCGCCCGCCACCTCTCGCGCCCCGTTCCTCGACGCGCTCGAGCGCGCCGGCTTCCGCGCCCAACGCGTCCCCGAGCCGTCGAACGATCCCGCGCGCACCACGGTCATCGCGCTCTTCGGCGAAACCCAACCGTGGAAGGGCCGCGCCGGCTACAGCGACGCCGCGCGTTCGGCCGTGGAGCGGACGTGTGCCGTTGCTCCGACCGCGTTGCTCGTGCAGTTCGGCCACCCGCGTCTCATTCGAGAGCTGCCGTCCGCCCGTTCGATCGTCACGGCGTGGAGCGGCGACCCCGCGATGCAGGTGGCGGCGGCCAGATGGATGCGAGGATGA
- a CDS encoding anhydro-N-acetylmuramic acid kinase codes for MIARGTLVDARDASILVGLMSGTSADGITAAAVRFVPGANDAVAAELLAHVTRGYDGAQRERLLAAVERGTPAEYCRLAFDLGAWLGDAARAAIDAAHLDPARVRAIASHGHTIWHQPPHATWQLGEAAVIAERTGIDVVSDFRVRDVAAGGQGAPLVSIADRILFSAPDAWRALQNLGGIGNISIVPPLGAQGTLRGFDTGPGCAVIDGVARALEPGLPYDVDGALARAGRPLAALVDELLGEPFFELPPPKATGRELFSRAYIARVIDRARAAGASTADTVATAVSLTARSIGLALRRFVREPVADLVLSGGGARNPALVDAIAAEVAPLAVRRFDDVFFPGDAKEAVAFALLGWLHLVRRPGNVVSVTGARGPRVLGTLTPA; via the coding sequence GTGATCGCGCGCGGTACGCTCGTCGACGCCCGCGACGCGTCGATCCTCGTCGGCCTCATGTCGGGCACCTCCGCGGACGGCATCACCGCCGCCGCCGTGCGCTTCGTGCCCGGCGCCAACGACGCCGTGGCCGCCGAGCTCCTGGCGCACGTGACGCGCGGCTACGACGGCGCCCAACGCGAGCGGCTGCTGGCGGCGGTGGAACGGGGCACGCCCGCCGAGTATTGCCGCCTGGCGTTCGACCTCGGCGCCTGGTTAGGCGACGCCGCGCGCGCGGCCATCGACGCCGCGCACCTGGACCCGGCGCGCGTGCGCGCCATCGCGTCGCACGGCCATACCATCTGGCACCAGCCGCCGCACGCCACCTGGCAGTTAGGCGAAGCCGCCGTCATCGCCGAACGGACGGGCATCGATGTGGTGAGCGACTTCCGCGTGCGCGACGTCGCCGCCGGCGGCCAGGGCGCGCCCCTGGTCTCGATCGCCGACCGCATACTGTTCTCGGCGCCGGACGCCTGGCGCGCCCTCCAGAATCTCGGCGGCATCGGCAACATCTCCATCGTGCCGCCCCTCGGCGCGCAGGGCACGCTGCGCGGCTTCGACACCGGACCGGGCTGCGCCGTGATCGACGGCGTGGCGCGCGCCCTCGAGCCCGGCCTGCCGTACGACGTGGACGGCGCGCTCGCGCGCGCGGGCCGGCCGCTGGCCGCGCTCGTCGATGAGTTGTTAGGCGAACCGTTCTTCGAGCTGCCGCCGCCCAAGGCCACCGGCCGCGAGCTGTTCAGCCGCGCCTACATCGCGCGTGTCATCGATCGCGCGCGCGCCGCGGGCGCATCCACCGCCGACACCGTGGCGACCGCGGTCTCGCTCACCGCGCGCAGCATCGGGCTCGCGCTCCGGCGCTTCGTGCGCGAGCCGGTCGCCGACCTGGTGCTGTCCGGCGGCGGCGCGCGCAACCCCGCGCTCGTCGACGCGATCGCCGCCGAAGTCGCGCCGCTCGCCGTCCGCCGCTTCGATGACGTGTTCTTCCCGGGCGACGCCAAGGAAGCCGTCGCCTTCGCGCTGCTCGGTTGGCTGCACCTCGTGCGGCGCCCCGGCAACGTCGTGTCCGTCACCGGCGCGCGCGGCCCGCGCGTGTTAGGCACGCTCACCCCGGCATGA
- a CDS encoding trypsin-like peptidase domain-containing protein produces MSVEFRVLTGSRAGQRERFTQSVVAIGRHPLCDFRFDPNHDLDVSTRHAELRAVGDGYVLVDIGSTNGTYVNGARISREQRLASGDEIWFGEFGPRVNVEIAPRAESAVLPDAATGAAAGSSDRPSRDAPPATRNIFTDTRPAAAAPVAAGDARRTAVLAAAAAIVVLAAGGAYWLGHRTARAADAELARLTRANDSLAQTYADRMASVTSRAAGLDSSLAAAERERERMRTALSGTGPGAHADTLSRELHALESRRHAMLTAAQVDYSSIAARSGPAIAMIAVQWPDSSAFSGSGFNVSSRGEIVTNRHLVQRDGGATPMRIAVIFSDTKAWLPAHVVRVSAAADLALLQVDVPGRFPTIASLAPRAADTPVGKAVAIIGYPLGTDTPMEGSGTQITARSTLVAGTVSKNLSDVLQIDAYAGQGSSGSPVFNTSGDVIGVVYGGARESAGRIVYAVPVDDVAALVGRK; encoded by the coding sequence GTGAGCGTCGAGTTTCGCGTCCTGACCGGCTCGCGCGCCGGACAGCGCGAGCGGTTCACGCAATCCGTGGTCGCCATCGGGCGGCACCCGCTCTGCGATTTCCGATTCGATCCCAATCACGACCTCGACGTCTCCACGCGGCACGCCGAGCTCCGCGCCGTGGGCGACGGCTACGTGCTCGTCGACATCGGGAGCACCAACGGCACGTACGTGAACGGCGCGCGGATCTCTCGCGAGCAGCGGCTCGCATCAGGGGATGAGATCTGGTTCGGCGAGTTCGGGCCGCGCGTCAACGTGGAGATCGCGCCGCGGGCGGAAAGCGCTGTGCTCCCGGACGCAGCGACAGGCGCCGCCGCAGGAAGCAGTGATCGGCCGTCGAGAGACGCTCCGCCGGCGACGCGAAACATTTTCACCGACACGCGGCCCGCGGCGGCCGCGCCGGTAGCCGCCGGCGACGCGCGCCGCACGGCGGTCCTGGCCGCGGCGGCGGCGATCGTGGTGCTGGCGGCGGGCGGCGCCTACTGGCTGGGCCACCGCACCGCCCGCGCGGCGGATGCGGAGCTCGCTCGCCTAACGCGAGCCAACGACAGCCTGGCGCAGACGTACGCGGATCGCATGGCGTCGGTCACGAGTCGCGCCGCCGGTCTCGATTCCTCGCTCGCGGCGGCGGAGCGGGAGCGCGAGCGCATGCGGACGGCGCTGTCGGGCACGGGGCCGGGTGCGCACGCCGACACGCTGTCGCGGGAACTGCACGCGCTCGAATCGCGCCGGCACGCGATGCTCACCGCGGCACAGGTCGACTACTCATCGATCGCCGCGCGCAGCGGGCCCGCGATCGCGATGATCGCCGTGCAATGGCCCGACAGCAGCGCGTTCAGCGGGTCGGGGTTCAATGTGTCCTCGCGCGGCGAAATCGTGACCAACCGGCATCTGGTGCAGCGCGACGGCGGCGCGACGCCAATGCGAATCGCGGTGATTTTCAGCGACACGAAAGCGTGGCTGCCGGCGCATGTGGTGCGGGTGAGCGCGGCGGCGGATCTCGCACTGCTGCAGGTGGATGTGCCGGGACGTTTTCCGACGATCGCGTCGCTCGCGCCGCGGGCCGCCGACACCCCGGTGGGCAAGGCGGTGGCGATCATCGGCTATCCGTTAGGCACCGACACGCCGATGGAGGGCAGCGGCACGCAGATCACCGCGCGATCGACGCTCGTCGCCGGAACGGTGAGCAAGAATCTGTCCGACGTGCTGCAGATCGATGCCTACGCGGGCCAGGGCTCGAGCGGCAGCCCGGTGTTCAACACGAGCGGCGACGTGATCGGCGTCGTGTACGGCGGCGCGCGCGAGAGCGCGGGGAGAATCGTGTACGCGGTGCCGGTGGACGACGTGGCAGCGTTAGTCGGCAGGAAGTAG
- a CDS encoding Stp1/IreP family PP2C-type Ser/Thr phosphatase: MTIPVPSQPDAARGDVVVHVFGRTDVGRTREHNEDAFIVVDLSADNASLQAEVRTHVVGPRGTLFMVADGLGGAAAGEIASEMAITTVYEEIRARWVNGPRTDAEAFATAIKASAETANNRIFAYALEHPENRGLGTTATVAGLLGDTLFLAQVGDSRAYLIRDGVARQITKDQSLMQRLIEAGELTPDEAERSERRNIILQALGPEPTVKIDLTYQKLRRGDTLILCTDGLSGLVKKDEIAEVVASQTDLVEVCRDLIDRANENGGPDNITVIAARFEGSGLTDAEPDDNVGHSVFLLPGQEITGPTPRPRYEAAAPAAPSATPASSVRLDGETRERPASRVWLFTVVALIVLGAVVLAARGMLGKSHGNGSGGAAPRDTASGEMKAAP, encoded by the coding sequence GTGACGATTCCCGTCCCTTCCCAGCCAGACGCCGCCCGCGGCGACGTCGTTGTCCACGTGTTCGGCCGCACCGACGTCGGCCGCACGCGCGAGCACAACGAGGACGCCTTCATCGTGGTCGACCTGTCGGCCGACAACGCGTCGCTGCAGGCGGAGGTGCGCACGCACGTCGTGGGGCCTCGCGGCACGCTGTTCATGGTGGCCGATGGGTTAGGTGGTGCGGCGGCCGGTGAGATCGCGAGCGAGATGGCGATCACCACGGTGTACGAGGAGATCCGCGCGCGCTGGGTGAATGGCCCGCGCACCGACGCCGAGGCGTTCGCGACGGCCATCAAGGCGTCGGCGGAGACGGCGAACAACCGCATCTTCGCCTACGCGCTCGAGCACCCGGAGAATCGCGGGTTGGGCACGACGGCGACGGTGGCCGGCCTGTTGGGCGACACGCTGTTTCTGGCGCAGGTGGGCGACAGCCGGGCGTATCTCATTCGCGACGGCGTGGCGCGGCAGATCACGAAGGACCAGTCGCTGATGCAGCGGCTGATCGAAGCGGGCGAGTTGACGCCCGACGAAGCCGAGCGCAGCGAGCGGCGGAACATCATTCTGCAGGCGTTAGGCCCGGAGCCGACGGTCAAGATCGACCTGACGTACCAGAAGCTGCGGCGCGGCGACACGCTCATCCTGTGCACCGATGGTCTCTCCGGCCTCGTGAAGAAGGACGAGATCGCGGAAGTGGTGGCGAGCCAGACGGATCTCGTGGAGGTGTGCCGCGACCTCATCGACCGCGCGAACGAGAACGGCGGGCCGGACAACATCACCGTGATCGCGGCGCGCTTCGAGGGCAGCGGGCTGACGGACGCCGAGCCCGACGACAACGTTGGGCACTCGGTGTTCCTGCTGCCGGGCCAGGAGATTACCGGGCCGACGCCGCGTCCGCGCTACGAGGCGGCAGCGCCCGCGGCGCCCTCGGCGACGCCGGCATCGAGCGTGCGCCTGGATGGCGAGACGCGCGAGCGGCCCGCGTCGCGCGTGTGGCTGTTCACGGTCGTCGCGCTGATCGTGTTGGGCGCGGTGGTGCTGGCGGCGCGCGGTATGTTAGGCAAATCCCACGGAAATGGGAGCGGCGGCGCCGCGCCGCGCGACACGGCGTCCGGCGAGATGAAAGCGGCGCCGTGA